A stretch of Corallococcus soli DNA encodes these proteins:
- a CDS encoding general secretion pathway protein GspE translates to MTRKLGEQLVLAGVLTPELLSRALARQQETGQKLGECLVRLGVDETPVLRLLAQELKTRFVSTEKLAQAKVDAALLERVPVRLAEGFDFMPLRLAQDVLYVAISEPQRARALEEVAKTVGVPQVLPFVALRRSIRAAIRKHYYADAHAFEHPPEDLVCPHCGAPSKPGDFQCARCELLLVRSVEELPPRDNVSLVRALLTQPEQTGARGTPRPPQAEATRVVSFQAKAKAGGPPVRPVIAGGLHIARMNLSPFEAYVLSLVDGRTALSEMALITQVTEVELRALFESLSERGVTKLVGTLASTEAEARGEVAAVPARTAPAAASTSTALAAASAPAAAARSAASGASMAATRTQGSLPSVSLAGALVAKPAAPRAEDPREEVLQRVVRLERAGKMAEALDLLERSIALLPQPAPLYNRMGMIVLNHQRDYTRASAFFQKAADLEPENSVYTMNLYSVLCLTADATNAGQKKKPKR, encoded by the coding sequence ATGACGCGCAAACTCGGGGAGCAGCTGGTCCTGGCCGGGGTGCTGACGCCGGAGCTGTTGTCCCGGGCGCTCGCGCGGCAGCAGGAGACGGGACAGAAGCTGGGCGAGTGCCTGGTGCGGCTGGGCGTGGACGAGACGCCGGTGTTGCGGCTGCTCGCGCAGGAGTTGAAGACGCGCTTCGTGTCCACGGAGAAGCTGGCGCAGGCGAAGGTGGACGCGGCGCTGCTGGAGCGGGTGCCGGTGCGGCTGGCGGAGGGCTTCGACTTCATGCCGCTGCGGCTGGCGCAGGACGTGCTGTACGTGGCCATCTCCGAGCCGCAGCGGGCGCGGGCGCTGGAGGAGGTCGCGAAGACGGTGGGCGTCCCGCAGGTGCTGCCCTTCGTCGCGCTGCGCAGGTCCATCCGCGCGGCCATCCGCAAGCACTACTACGCGGACGCGCACGCCTTTGAGCACCCACCGGAGGACCTGGTGTGTCCGCACTGCGGCGCGCCGAGCAAGCCGGGGGACTTCCAGTGCGCGCGCTGTGAATTGCTGCTCGTGCGGAGCGTGGAGGAGCTGCCGCCCCGGGACAACGTGTCACTGGTGCGGGCGCTGCTGACGCAGCCGGAGCAGACGGGGGCGCGCGGGACGCCACGGCCTCCGCAGGCGGAGGCGACGCGGGTGGTGTCCTTCCAGGCGAAGGCGAAGGCCGGGGGACCGCCGGTGCGGCCGGTGATTGCCGGCGGCCTGCACATCGCGCGCATGAACCTCAGTCCGTTCGAGGCGTATGTGCTGTCGCTGGTGGACGGACGCACGGCGCTCTCCGAGATGGCGCTCATCACGCAGGTCACGGAGGTGGAGCTGCGCGCGCTGTTCGAGTCCCTGTCGGAGCGCGGGGTGACGAAGCTGGTGGGCACGCTGGCGTCCACGGAGGCGGAAGCCCGGGGTGAGGTCGCGGCGGTGCCGGCACGGACGGCTCCGGCAGCGGCGTCAACGTCCACGGCATTGGCAGCGGCGTCAGCGCCGGCAGCGGCTGCTCGAAGCGCGGCATCTGGCGCCAGCATGGCGGCGACGCGGACACAGGGGTCCTTGCCGTCCGTGTCGTTGGCGGGAGCGCTGGTGGCGAAGCCCGCGGCGCCCCGTGCGGAGGACCCCCGTGAGGAGGTGCTCCAGCGGGTGGTCCGGCTGGAGCGCGCGGGGAAGATGGCGGAGGCGCTGGACCTGCTGGAGCGCAGCATCGCGCTGCTGCCCCAGCCCGCGCCGCTCTACAACCGCATGGGGATGATCGTCCTCAACCACCAGCGCGACTACACCCGCGCCTCCGCGTTCTTCCAGAAGGCCGCGGACCTGGAGCCGGAGAACAGCGTCTACACGATGAACCTGTACTCCGTGCTGTGCCTCACCGCCGATGCCACGAACGCGGGGCAGAAGAAGAAGCCCAAGCGCTGA
- a CDS encoding class I SAM-dependent methyltransferase, with protein sequence MPSLSPSESYLLDFHARLAGVTARWFATAPVQRKGEVFPSTYSLLEAVVPGDAQPRVVLDLACGDGHLLELLAKREQPGLSLLGLDMSEHELAAARARLKGAATLHLGRAQALPFADASVDVVLSHLALMLMDDVETVLTELRRVLKPGGTVSVVIGGDLVRGDAVEVFAGLLKPLLAAEARPWLPLGDPRVRSAEGLKVLFQDGFLDVAIQDLSVQGDGEPRSVWDSLRTTYDADRLSPPARASLEATFLQAVEPQRRADGTVSCRWGMRQLTATSRRP encoded by the coding sequence ATGCCTTCCCTTTCCCCCTCCGAGTCCTACCTGCTCGACTTCCATGCTCGCCTCGCGGGGGTGACCGCGCGCTGGTTCGCGACCGCGCCCGTGCAGCGGAAGGGCGAAGTATTTCCGTCCACCTATTCGCTGCTGGAAGCGGTGGTGCCTGGGGATGCACAGCCTCGGGTCGTGCTCGATCTCGCCTGTGGCGATGGGCATCTGCTGGAACTGCTCGCGAAGAGGGAGCAGCCGGGGCTGTCGTTGCTCGGGCTGGACATGAGCGAGCATGAGCTGGCGGCCGCGCGGGCACGGTTGAAGGGCGCGGCGACACTGCACCTGGGACGGGCACAGGCACTCCCGTTCGCGGATGCCAGCGTCGACGTCGTGCTGAGCCACCTGGCGCTCATGTTGATGGATGACGTGGAGACCGTCCTCACGGAGCTCCGACGCGTGCTGAAGCCCGGTGGGACGGTGTCCGTGGTCATCGGCGGCGACCTCGTGCGCGGCGATGCGGTGGAGGTGTTCGCAGGGCTCTTGAAGCCCTTGTTGGCCGCGGAGGCGCGGCCGTGGCTGCCGCTGGGCGACCCACGGGTGCGCTCGGCCGAGGGACTGAAGGTGCTCTTCCAGGACGGCTTCTTGGACGTCGCGATCCAGGACCTCTCCGTGCAAGGTGATGGAGAACCGCGCTCGGTCTGGGACTCCCTCCGCACGACGTATGACGCGGACCGGTTGTCTCCACCGGCACGGGCTTCGCTCGAAGCCACGTTCCTCCAGGCCGTGGAGCCCCAGCGGCGCGCGGATGGCACCGTGTCCTGCCGTTGGGGCATGCGGCAGTTGACTGCCACATCACGGCGTCCTTGA
- a CDS encoding ATPase, T2SS/T4P/T4SS family, whose amino-acid sequence MKTPSPKSPPPSTPQAVFASLLTQLGEAGRKPAHVPASPATPEALAAALFDVAAGTGAALFSVWAAEDDDAAEEDAGEADGAGEGDDREDADEAGATAARTLRINAGITFFFIGEDSPDRVGLLGSERVPVRQPIDDALYRPLGQALVSYAKRGADPRLPDRGSVSIPVGSADPDLMFRVSFREDALGTWTTALARSRETRQAFPSITSLPLAEDAGMFLEAYFREVNKALFSGQVVLLTGAPGTGRSTTLRALMDALPDNVHALAAVEEPKGGAGGAIGMVRVGPELTVARAVRSFLRQDPDLLFADEVRTLEDLQMLCNGALTGHGTACVLEAKTPEDGYAWMTEAMPGIPIVSLIVHHTRDAATGAFSMTLHEAKPTEDGGALRIVPWTPPG is encoded by the coding sequence ATGAAGACCCCGAGCCCGAAGTCCCCGCCGCCCTCCACGCCGCAGGCCGTGTTCGCCAGCCTGCTGACGCAGTTGGGGGAGGCGGGCCGGAAGCCGGCGCACGTCCCCGCGTCCCCGGCGACGCCGGAGGCCCTGGCGGCGGCCCTCTTCGACGTCGCGGCGGGCACGGGCGCGGCGCTGTTCTCCGTCTGGGCGGCGGAGGACGACGACGCGGCCGAGGAAGACGCGGGCGAGGCCGATGGCGCGGGTGAGGGGGACGACCGGGAGGACGCTGACGAAGCGGGCGCGACGGCGGCGCGGACGCTCCGGATCAACGCGGGCATCACGTTCTTCTTCATCGGGGAGGACTCGCCGGACCGGGTCGGGTTGCTGGGGTCGGAGCGGGTGCCGGTGCGGCAGCCCATCGATGACGCCCTGTACCGTCCGCTGGGGCAGGCGCTGGTGAGCTACGCGAAGCGCGGCGCGGACCCGAGGTTGCCCGACCGTGGCAGCGTGTCCATCCCAGTGGGCTCGGCGGATCCGGACCTGATGTTCCGGGTGTCCTTCCGCGAAGACGCGCTGGGCACATGGACCACGGCGCTGGCCAGAAGCCGCGAGACGCGTCAGGCGTTCCCGAGCATCACGAGCCTGCCGCTCGCGGAGGACGCGGGCATGTTCCTGGAGGCGTACTTCCGGGAGGTGAACAAGGCGCTCTTCAGCGGCCAGGTGGTGCTGCTCACGGGAGCCCCCGGAACGGGGCGCAGCACGACCCTGCGAGCCCTGATGGACGCGCTGCCGGACAACGTGCACGCGCTGGCGGCGGTGGAGGAGCCGAAGGGTGGGGCAGGGGGCGCCATCGGCATGGTGCGGGTGGGCCCGGAGCTGACCGTGGCGCGGGCGGTGCGGTCATTCCTGAGGCAGGACCCGGACCTGCTCTTCGCGGACGAGGTGCGCACGCTGGAGGACCTGCAAATGCTCTGCAACGGAGCGCTCACGGGCCACGGCACGGCGTGCGTGCTGGAGGCGAAGACGCCCGAGGACGGCTACGCCTGGATGACGGAGGCGATGCCGGGAATCCCCATCGTGTCGCTCATCGTGCACCACACGCGCGACGCGGCGACGGGCGCCTTCTCGATGACGCTCCATGAAGCGAAGCCCACGGAAGACGGCGGTGCATTGCGCATCGTCCCGTGGACGCCGCCCGGGTAG
- a CDS encoding imm11 family protein: protein MFRRLTNALRRLWRRPTDSSPPDRKEPPGGTEPSVPPRRSRASVAEEPSPQARHGTSRPRRPAVRIVAQGSLSQASGRKTVRRSLPALFYDLHDDFRAPGRWEPGDPRGLDDKVVGGVWMFTAGHPVAVDGPMRIPNEDRRSPLDFSLAGAGLTPVVHPRVAALFARLAPGDVQLLPVDIEGQPEPYFLLVATRLIRCVDEAACGEAHRYGPSDGLPERVGQYRSVRGLRIDPTQVGRARVFRPWGWPVTLVVSEVVKNAFEQERVTGARFTPVTDTRH, encoded by the coding sequence ATGTTCAGGCGTCTCACCAACGCGCTGCGACGGCTGTGGCGGAGGCCCACCGACAGCAGCCCTCCGGACCGGAAGGAACCGCCTGGCGGTACCGAGCCCTCCGTCCCGCCCCGGCGCTCGCGCGCGTCGGTCGCGGAGGAGCCTTCTCCCCAGGCCCGGCACGGCACCAGCCGTCCCCGCCGCCCCGCCGTGCGCATCGTCGCGCAGGGCAGCCTGTCCCAGGCCAGCGGCCGCAAGACGGTGCGCCGCAGCCTGCCCGCCCTCTTCTACGACCTGCACGACGACTTCCGCGCCCCCGGCCGCTGGGAACCCGGCGACCCCCGGGGCCTGGACGACAAGGTCGTGGGCGGCGTGTGGATGTTCACCGCCGGGCACCCCGTCGCCGTCGACGGCCCCATGCGCATCCCCAACGAGGACCGCCGCTCCCCGCTGGACTTCTCCCTGGCCGGCGCGGGCCTCACGCCCGTGGTGCACCCGCGTGTGGCCGCCCTCTTCGCGCGCCTCGCCCCCGGCGACGTGCAGCTGCTCCCCGTGGACATCGAGGGTCAGCCGGAGCCGTACTTCCTCCTCGTCGCCACGCGCCTCATCCGCTGCGTCGACGAGGCCGCCTGCGGGGAGGCCCACCGCTACGGGCCCTCGGATGGCCTGCCCGAGCGCGTGGGCCAGTACCGCTCCGTGCGAGGCCTGCGCATCGACCCGACCCAGGTGGGCCGCGCCCGCGTGTTCCGCCCCTGGGGCTGGCCCGTCACCCTCGTCGTCTCCGAGGTCGTGAAGAACGCCTTCGAGCAGGAGCGCGTCACCGGCGCGCGCTTCACCCCCGTGACGGACACCCGGCACTGA
- the rapZ gene encoding RNase adapter RapZ — protein MTAPAKQIIVITGMSGSGKSTAIRALEDAGFFCIDNLPVLLLPKLTELAGGGHIERMALVMDVREGVFLKDAPRVLADVRRAGHQVDVLFLDSSDDSLLRRFSETRRRHPLAPDGTVAEGIRAEREALKDLRELADQVIDSSALNVHDLKRMVQGRFSPEPTTGPSLSIMSFGYRYGVPPQADLVFDVRFLPNPYFVPELKGLTGKVPKVSAYVLDRDETQQFLDKVVDLCRFLFPRYQKEGKAYLTVALGCTGGKHRSVALAAEMVRRLSEDYGRVQLWDRDIEKE, from the coding sequence GTGACCGCCCCCGCGAAGCAGATCATCGTCATCACCGGCATGTCCGGATCCGGAAAATCCACCGCCATCCGTGCGCTGGAGGACGCCGGGTTCTTCTGCATCGACAACCTGCCGGTGCTCCTCTTGCCCAAGCTCACGGAGCTCGCGGGCGGGGGCCACATCGAGCGCATGGCGCTGGTGATGGACGTCCGTGAGGGCGTCTTCCTCAAGGACGCGCCCCGCGTGCTGGCCGACGTGCGCCGCGCCGGCCACCAGGTGGACGTGCTCTTCCTGGACTCCAGCGACGACAGCCTCCTGCGCCGCTTCAGCGAGACGCGCCGGCGCCACCCGCTGGCCCCGGACGGCACGGTGGCGGAGGGCATCCGCGCCGAACGCGAGGCCCTCAAGGACCTGCGCGAGCTGGCGGATCAGGTCATCGACTCGTCGGCGCTCAACGTGCACGACCTGAAGCGCATGGTGCAGGGCCGCTTCAGCCCGGAGCCCACGACGGGGCCCAGCCTGTCCATCATGTCCTTCGGCTACCGGTACGGGGTGCCGCCGCAGGCGGACCTGGTGTTCGACGTGCGCTTCCTGCCCAACCCCTACTTCGTGCCGGAGCTGAAGGGGCTCACGGGCAAGGTGCCCAAGGTGTCCGCGTACGTGCTGGACCGGGACGAGACGCAGCAGTTCCTGGACAAGGTCGTGGACCTCTGCCGGTTCCTGTTCCCCCGCTACCAGAAGGAGGGCAAGGCGTACCTCACGGTGGCGCTGGGGTGCACGGGTGGCAAGCACCGCTCGGTGGCGCTGGCGGCGGAGATGGTGCGTCGGCTGTCGGAGGACTACGGCCGCGTGCAGCTCTGGGACCGGGACATCGAGAAGGAGTAG
- the hprK gene encoding HPr(Ser) kinase/phosphatase encodes MKSIRISQLLEDEGHDLRLTLMAGAQGLKRTVDSSRIQKPGLALAGFTEHLHPHRVQVFGNTEISYLATLPEEGQRASLAKLFGEEDLACVVVTKALDAPKALVDACEATGLALMKTPLLSSEFIQRVQLFLEDALTESSSLHGVLMDVFGVGILLLGKSGIGKSEIALDLVMRGHRLVADDIVDVTRRKGAVYGAGNPVIKHHMEIRGLGIINIKDLFGVSAVREQKKIELVIELQEWDPHQEYDRLGVEDKHLQIVGVDIPLSVVPVRPGRNMATIVEVAARNQLLKLQGHHSAREFAERLNRAIAQGAMRRNLGEEVE; translated from the coding sequence ATGAAATCCATTCGCATCTCCCAGCTCCTCGAGGACGAGGGCCACGACCTGCGCCTCACCCTGATGGCGGGCGCCCAGGGCCTGAAGCGCACCGTGGACTCCTCGCGCATCCAGAAGCCGGGCCTGGCGCTGGCGGGCTTCACCGAACACCTGCACCCGCACCGCGTCCAGGTGTTCGGCAACACGGAGATTTCGTACCTGGCCACTCTGCCGGAAGAGGGGCAGCGCGCATCGCTGGCCAAGCTCTTCGGCGAGGAGGACCTGGCCTGTGTGGTGGTGACCAAGGCGCTGGACGCCCCCAAGGCCCTGGTGGACGCGTGCGAGGCCACGGGCCTGGCGCTGATGAAGACGCCGCTGCTCTCCAGCGAGTTCATCCAGCGGGTGCAGCTGTTCCTGGAGGACGCGCTCACGGAGTCCAGCAGCCTCCACGGCGTGCTGATGGACGTCTTCGGCGTGGGCATCCTGCTGCTGGGCAAGAGCGGCATCGGCAAGAGCGAAATCGCCCTGGACCTGGTGATGCGGGGCCACCGGCTGGTGGCGGACGACATCGTGGACGTCACCCGGAGGAAGGGGGCCGTCTACGGCGCGGGCAACCCGGTCATCAAGCACCACATGGAGATTCGCGGCCTGGGCATCATCAACATCAAGGACCTGTTCGGAGTGTCCGCCGTCCGGGAACAGAAGAAGATAGAGCTTGTCATCGAGTTGCAGGAGTGGGATCCGCACCAGGAGTACGACCGTCTGGGCGTAGAGGACAAGCACCTGCAAATCGTCGGCGTGGACATCCCTTTGTCGGTCGTCCCCGTGCGTCCCGGACGCAACATGGCCACCATTGTCGAAGTGGCCGCGCGCAACCAGCTGTTGAAGCTTCAGGGCCACCACTCGGCGAGGGAATTCGCCGAACGACTCAATCGAGCCATCGCCCAGGGGGCGATGCGCCGCAATCTGGGAGAAGAGGTCGAGTGA
- a CDS encoding histidine triad nucleotide-binding protein, protein MSEATCLFCKIREGAIPAKIVYQDEHCLAFEDINPQAPTHVLFIPRKHIATVNDLTHEDRELVGSLYLGAAKVARERGHADTGYRVVMNTQRDAGQTVFHIHLHLLAGRPLHWPPG, encoded by the coding sequence ATGTCCGAAGCCACCTGCCTCTTCTGCAAGATTCGCGAAGGTGCCATCCCGGCGAAGATCGTCTACCAGGACGAGCACTGCCTGGCCTTCGAGGACATCAACCCCCAGGCCCCCACGCACGTGCTGTTCATCCCGCGCAAGCACATCGCCACGGTGAACGACCTCACCCACGAGGACCGCGAGCTGGTGGGCAGCCTCTACCTGGGCGCGGCGAAGGTGGCGCGCGAGCGGGGCCACGCGGACACGGGCTACCGGGTGGTGATGAACACCCAGCGCGACGCGGGGCAGACGGTGTTCCACATCCACCTGCACCTGCTCGCGGGCCGTCCCCTCCACTGGCCGCCGGGCTAG
- a CDS encoding YoaK family protein — protein MFSAQSSPKTRRAYSRLALLLAAVAGAVNAVGFVALGAHSSHMSGHMATLGESLALGQPGTGWLSAQLMASFVAGATSAAALLDASRHRVRGRHVSALLLEAVVLAGIGVGMAGHVGVRAPVFPWALAFAMGLQNALVTRLSGAVVRTTHVTGLLTDIGIQLVHMMAWVRDGLRGEGAPGLWHRLRDLPSAVQFERTRLHLGLALAFLAGSTLGAFLFLRHGAVTLALPCAVLGVLAVLDVRLSAVPSASATAPGR, from the coding sequence ATGTTCAGTGCCCAGTCGTCGCCCAAGACACGCCGCGCCTACTCGCGCCTCGCCCTGCTGCTGGCCGCCGTCGCCGGGGCCGTCAACGCCGTGGGGTTCGTGGCGCTGGGCGCGCACAGCTCCCACATGTCGGGGCACATGGCGACGCTGGGCGAGTCGCTGGCGCTGGGGCAACCGGGCACGGGCTGGCTGTCCGCGCAGCTGATGGCCTCGTTCGTCGCCGGGGCCACGAGCGCGGCGGCGCTGCTGGATGCATCGCGGCACCGCGTGCGGGGCCGGCACGTCTCCGCGCTGCTGCTGGAGGCGGTGGTGCTGGCCGGCATCGGCGTGGGGATGGCGGGCCACGTGGGCGTGCGCGCGCCGGTGTTCCCGTGGGCGCTGGCGTTCGCCATGGGGTTGCAGAATGCGCTCGTCACCCGGCTGTCCGGCGCAGTGGTGCGCACCACGCACGTCACGGGGCTGCTCACGGACATCGGCATCCAGTTGGTGCACATGATGGCGTGGGTGCGCGACGGCCTGCGGGGCGAGGGCGCGCCGGGCCTGTGGCACCGCCTGCGCGACCTGCCATCCGCCGTGCAGTTCGAGCGCACGCGGCTGCACCTGGGCCTGGCGTTGGCGTTCCTCGCCGGCTCCACGCTGGGCGCCTTCCTGTTCCTGCGCCACGGGGCCGTGACGCTGGCGCTGCCGTGCGCGGTGCTGGGCGTGCTGGCGGTGCTGGACGTGCGCCTGTCCGCGGTGCCCTCCGCGTCCGCCACCGCCCCAGGCCGCTGA
- a CDS encoding spermidine synthase, whose protein sequence is MVRYALAIFTSAFLLFGIQPLAGRYALPWYGGTPSVWTACMLFFQAALLAGYAYAHAVASRLRPRTQALLHLGLLAVAVAALAARAVLTGSPLTPGDGWRPVDDHLPVLRLMGMLAVTLGLPFFVLSTTGPLLQSWFARARPGRSPYALYALSNVGSLLALLGYPFLVEPFVGRGAQAWGWTAGFGLFVLFAIACAGDLIRRTAAGTLPEPAREAVAEPAPDAPRPGVKRTLMWLGLSMCASVLLLATTNKLSQDVAAGPFLWVMPLAVYLVTFILAFSRESFYARGPYSVALIAALALVSYAQKEGPSLHLGWQVLFHASALFTGAMVCHGELYRYRPAPRYLSAFYLWVSVGGVLGGVFVSLIAPAIFNVYWEHPLALGACCLVALAGMLQRPPHEKTTARVQRVLRGAMLVMVALNLSLLVSGAQGRVRFSERNFFGVVQVLEQDPDDPREHQFTLRHGAITHGWQYVDAKRRRAPTSYYSRDSGLGLALTEQRRWRDALGLPTSLRVGMLGLGVGGSAALLEAGDAVRFYEINPVIIALAQGEGGYFSYLGDSPAKMEVVEGDARISLEQELAHGPKNLFDVLALDVFSSDAIPMHLVTHEALALYRQHLAPHGVLALHISNQYLDLVPISLAHAKALGLFATLVVSETTEDTLSSSWVLLSPDKEFAWGSTFRKTGSRVRRMSLRGEPDYVWTDERSSVLQAVRRSRAPEEMGIQKNDDPPPAPPVASPESP, encoded by the coding sequence ATGGTCCGCTACGCCCTCGCCATCTTCACCAGCGCCTTCCTGCTCTTCGGCATCCAGCCGCTGGCGGGCCGCTACGCCCTGCCGTGGTACGGCGGCACGCCGTCGGTGTGGACCGCGTGCATGCTCTTCTTCCAGGCCGCGCTGCTCGCGGGGTACGCGTATGCGCACGCGGTGGCGTCGCGGCTGCGCCCGCGCACGCAGGCCCTGCTGCACCTGGGCCTGCTGGCGGTGGCGGTGGCGGCGCTCGCGGCGCGGGCCGTCTTGACGGGCTCGCCGCTGACGCCCGGGGACGGGTGGCGCCCGGTGGACGACCACCTGCCCGTGCTCCGGTTGATGGGGATGCTGGCCGTCACCCTGGGCCTGCCCTTCTTCGTGCTGAGCACCACCGGCCCGCTGCTCCAGTCGTGGTTCGCCCGCGCGCGGCCGGGCCGCTCGCCGTATGCGCTGTACGCGCTGTCCAACGTCGGCTCGCTGCTGGCGCTGCTGGGCTACCCCTTCCTGGTGGAGCCCTTCGTGGGACGCGGCGCGCAGGCGTGGGGGTGGACCGCGGGCTTCGGCCTCTTCGTCCTCTTCGCCATCGCCTGCGCCGGGGACCTGATTCGCCGCACGGCGGCGGGGACGTTGCCCGAGCCTGCTCGGGAGGCCGTTGCCGAACCCGCGCCCGACGCGCCGCGCCCGGGCGTGAAGCGCACGCTGATGTGGCTGGGGCTGAGCATGTGCGCGTCGGTGCTGCTGCTGGCCACGACGAACAAGCTCTCCCAGGACGTGGCGGCGGGTCCCTTCCTGTGGGTGATGCCGCTGGCCGTGTACCTGGTCACCTTCATCCTGGCCTTCTCGCGCGAGTCCTTCTACGCGCGCGGCCCGTACTCGGTGGCCCTCATCGCCGCGCTGGCCCTGGTGTCGTACGCGCAGAAGGAGGGCCCCTCGCTGCACCTGGGGTGGCAGGTGCTCTTCCACGCCTCCGCGCTCTTCACGGGCGCCATGGTGTGCCACGGCGAGCTGTACCGCTACCGCCCGGCCCCGCGCTACCTGAGCGCCTTCTACCTGTGGGTGTCCGTCGGCGGGGTGCTGGGCGGCGTGTTCGTCAGCCTGATTGCCCCCGCCATCTTCAACGTCTACTGGGAGCACCCGCTGGCGCTGGGCGCCTGCTGCCTGGTGGCGCTGGCGGGCATGCTGCAACGGCCCCCCCATGAGAAGACGACGGCCCGCGTGCAGCGCGTGCTGCGCGGGGCCATGCTGGTGATGGTGGCGTTGAACCTGTCGCTCCTCGTCTCCGGCGCCCAGGGCCGCGTGCGCTTCTCCGAGCGCAACTTCTTCGGCGTCGTGCAGGTGCTGGAGCAGGACCCGGACGACCCGCGCGAACACCAGTTCACCCTGCGCCACGGCGCCATCACCCACGGCTGGCAGTACGTTGACGCGAAGCGACGGCGCGCCCCCACGTCCTACTACTCGCGCGACAGCGGCCTGGGCCTGGCGCTCACGGAGCAGCGCCGGTGGCGCGATGCGCTGGGGCTGCCCACCTCCCTGCGCGTGGGCATGCTGGGGCTGGGCGTGGGCGGCAGCGCCGCGCTGCTGGAGGCCGGGGACGCGGTGCGCTTCTACGAAATCAACCCCGTCATCATCGCGCTCGCGCAAGGGGAGGGCGGCTACTTCAGCTACCTGGGGGACTCGCCCGCGAAGATGGAGGTGGTGGAGGGCGACGCGCGCATCTCCCTGGAGCAGGAGCTGGCGCACGGGCCGAAGAACCTGTTCGACGTGCTGGCGCTGGACGTCTTCAGCTCGGACGCCATCCCCATGCACCTGGTGACGCATGAAGCGCTGGCGCTCTACCGCCAGCACCTGGCGCCACACGGCGTGCTGGCGCTGCACATCAGCAATCAGTACCTGGACCTGGTGCCCATCAGCCTGGCGCACGCGAAGGCGCTGGGGCTGTTCGCCACGCTCGTCGTCAGCGAGACGACGGAGGACACGCTGTCCAGCAGCTGGGTCCTGCTGAGCCCGGACAAGGAGTTCGCCTGGGGCTCCACCTTCCGCAAGACGGGGTCGCGCGTGCGGCGCATGTCGCTGCGCGGAGAGCCCGACTACGTCTGGACGGACGAGCGCAGCAGCGTGCTCCAAGCGGTGCGCCGCTCCAGGGCTCCGGAGGAAATGGGCATCCAGAAGAACGACGACCCGCCCCCGGCGCCGCCGGTGGCCTCGCCCGAGTCCCCCTGA